In Pseudomonas sp. Leaf58, one DNA window encodes the following:
- a CDS encoding glycoside hydrolase family 19 protein — protein sequence MAISVQQLQQILPNAGRKAGVFVPGLNATMGKFSIITPRRMAAFLAQVGHESGQLLYVRELGNDAYLAKYDTGRLAERLGNTPAADGDGQRYRGRGLIQITGRDNYEACSEALFGDSRLLNTPDLLEQPVYASLSAGWYWQRAGLNSLADKVLQADDSVFELITRRINGGLNGLKDRQALYKRALEVLE from the coding sequence ATGGCTATCTCAGTTCAACAGCTGCAACAGATCCTCCCCAACGCCGGCCGCAAAGCCGGCGTTTTTGTTCCCGGCCTCAACGCAACAATGGGCAAGTTCTCGATCATCACTCCTCGGCGTATGGCTGCGTTCCTTGCACAAGTTGGCCATGAGTCTGGGCAGCTGCTGTATGTGCGCGAGCTCGGTAACGATGCCTACCTGGCCAAGTACGACACCGGGCGACTGGCGGAGCGCCTCGGCAACACTCCGGCGGCTGACGGGGATGGTCAGCGGTACCGTGGCCGTGGGCTCATTCAGATCACCGGCCGCGACAACTATGAGGCCTGCAGCGAGGCGCTGTTCGGTGACAGTCGCTTGCTCAACACCCCCGACCTTCTCGAGCAGCCGGTCTACGCCTCGCTGTCGGCCGGCTGGTACTGGCAGCGGGCGGGGCTCAATAGCCTCGCGGACAAGGTGCTGCAGGCCGATGACTCGGTGTTTGAGCTGATCACCCGCCGTATCAATGGTGGCCTGAATGGTTTGAAGGATCGCCAGGCGCTCTACAAGCGTGCGCTCGAGGTGCTGGAGTAA
- a CDS encoding YhfL family protein — translation MKKLFKATVAVAVVSGVALLSGCTGQVYNQPKNCTYDYLFHPSVSISKIIGGCGPIDKLPQQQ, via the coding sequence ATGAAAAAGCTGTTCAAGGCCACTGTAGCCGTTGCTGTTGTTTCGGGTGTTGCCCTGCTGTCGGGTTGCACAGGCCAAGTTTACAACCAGCCAAAAAATTGCACCTACGACTACCTGTTCCACCCTTCGGTTTCCATCTCCAAGATCATCGGTGGCTGCGGCCCAATCGATAAACTGCCTCAGCAGCAGTAA
- a CDS encoding arsenic transporter: MLVAIAVFVFTLILVIWQPKGLGVGWSAALGALIALAAGAVSLHDIPTVWAIVWNATATFIAVIIISLLLDEAGFFEWAALHVARWANGSGYRLFAFCVLLGAAVSALFANDGAALILTPIVMSMLIALRFSPAATLAFVMAAGFIADTASLPLVVSNLVNIVSADYFGLGFSEYASVMVPVNFASVAATLLVLFLFFRRDIPRQYTVAALKPPSEAIHDRATFNVGSWVLLVLLIGLFALEPLGIPISVVAATCAAILFAVAARGHRISTRRVLREAPWQVVIFSLGMYLVVYGLKNAGLTDMLTHLLERLAQQGLWSTTIGTGLIAALLSSVMNNMPSVLVGALSIQASEAQGVVREAMIYANVIGCDLGPKITPIGSLATLLWLHVLERKGMRITWGYYFKVGILLTLPVLLITLSALALRLSL, translated from the coding sequence ATGCTAGTCGCCATTGCAGTCTTTGTTTTCACTCTCATCCTGGTCATCTGGCAACCGAAGGGTCTTGGCGTTGGCTGGAGTGCCGCGCTCGGCGCCCTCATCGCCCTGGCGGCGGGTGCCGTTTCGCTGCACGACATCCCGACCGTATGGGCCATTGTCTGGAATGCCACCGCCACCTTCATCGCCGTCATCATCATCAGCCTGCTGCTGGACGAGGCCGGTTTCTTTGAGTGGGCCGCGCTACATGTGGCACGCTGGGCAAACGGTAGCGGCTACCGCCTGTTCGCCTTCTGCGTACTGCTCGGGGCTGCCGTGTCGGCGCTGTTCGCCAACGATGGTGCGGCGCTGATCCTCACACCCATCGTCATGTCGATGCTAATCGCTCTACGTTTCTCGCCCGCCGCGACCCTGGCCTTCGTCATGGCCGCCGGCTTCATCGCCGACACGGCGAGCCTGCCGCTGGTCGTCTCCAACCTGGTCAACATCGTCTCGGCCGACTATTTCGGGCTGGGTTTCAGCGAATACGCCTCGGTGATGGTGCCGGTGAATTTCGCCAGCGTGGCCGCAACCCTACTGGTACTGTTCCTGTTCTTCCGCCGTGATATCCCGAGACAGTACACAGTCGCGGCCCTAAAGCCGCCAAGCGAGGCGATTCATGACCGCGCTACCTTCAATGTCGGCAGCTGGGTGCTGCTGGTGTTGCTGATCGGCCTGTTCGCCCTGGAGCCACTGGGCATTCCGATCAGTGTGGTCGCTGCAACTTGTGCGGCGATCCTCTTTGCCGTCGCCGCTCGCGGGCACCGCATCTCGACCCGCCGTGTGCTGCGCGAGGCGCCTTGGCAGGTGGTGATCTTCTCTCTCGGCATGTACTTGGTGGTCTACGGACTGAAGAACGCCGGCCTCACCGATATGCTCACCCACCTGCTTGAACGCCTTGCGCAGCAGGGGCTGTGGAGCACCACCATCGGCACCGGTTTGATCGCTGCACTGCTGTCCTCAGTAATGAACAACATGCCCAGCGTGCTGGTCGGCGCCTTGTCGATCCAGGCCAGCGAGGCGCAGGGGGTTGTGCGCGAGGCGATGATCTACGCCAACGTCATCGGTTGCGACCTCGGCCCGAAAATCACCCCCATCGGTAGCCTCGCCACGCTGCTCTGGCTGCATGTGCTGGAGCGCAAAGGTATGCGCATCACCTGGGGTTACTACTTCAAGGTCGGCATCCTGCTGACGCTCCCGGTTCTTTTGATCACCCTTTCGGCTCTGGCATTGCGCCTGAGCCTTTGA
- a CDS encoding arsenate reductase ArsC yields the protein MRVLFMCTANSCRSILSEAMFNHLAPHGFKAVSSGSFPKGQVLPRSLTTLQHAGISIHGLSSKGNDAFEDCPPDIVITVCDNAAGEACPVYFGPALKSHWGLEDPSDVVGDESSVDAAFRATLARIESRCKAFFALPFNNLDREQLKHELDRIGTI from the coding sequence ATGCGAGTCCTGTTCATGTGCACGGCTAACAGCTGCCGCAGCATCCTTTCCGAAGCCATGTTTAATCACTTGGCGCCTCACGGATTTAAAGCAGTCAGTTCCGGCAGTTTTCCGAAAGGCCAAGTGTTGCCTCGCAGTCTGACCACCTTGCAACATGCCGGGATCTCAATTCATGGGCTGAGCAGCAAGGGGAATGACGCGTTCGAGGATTGTCCTCCTGACATCGTCATTACCGTTTGCGACAACGCTGCTGGCGAAGCTTGCCCGGTATATTTCGGCCCAGCACTGAAGTCGCATTGGGGGCTGGAGGATCCGTCCGATGTCGTGGGGGACGAGTCGTCGGTCGACGCTGCGTTCCGCGCCACGCTAGCTCGCATCGAGTCTCGCTGCAAAGCCTTCTTCGCACTGCCCTTCAACAACCTCGACCGTGAGCAGCTCAAGCATGAGCTAGATCGTATCGGTACGATTTGA
- the xenA gene encoding xenobiotic reductase XenA, producing the protein MSALFEPYTLKDVTLRNRIAIPPMCQYLAEDGMINDWHHVHLAGLARGGAGLLVVEATAVAPEGRITPGCAGIWSDAHAQAFVPVVQAIKAAGAVPGIQIAHAGRKASANRPWEGDDHIAADDARGWQTIAPSAIAFGAHLPKVPRAMTLDDIARVKQDFVDAARRARDAGFEWIELHFAHGYLGQSFFSEHSNKRTDAYGGSFDNRSRFLLETLAAVREVWPENLPLTARFGVLEYDGRDEQTLEESIELARRFKAGGLDLLSVSVGFTIPDTNIPWGPAFMGPIAERVRREAKLPVTSAWGFGTPQLAEAALQANQLDLVSVGRAHLADPHWAYFAAKELGVEKASWTLPAPYAHWLERYR; encoded by the coding sequence ATGTCTGCTTTGTTCGAACCGTACACCCTCAAGGACGTCACCCTGCGCAACCGCATCGCCATTCCGCCAATGTGCCAGTACCTGGCCGAGGACGGCATGATCAACGATTGGCACCACGTGCACCTGGCCGGCCTGGCCCGTGGCGGTGCCGGCCTGCTGGTGGTCGAGGCCACTGCCGTGGCGCCGGAAGGGCGCATTACCCCCGGTTGCGCCGGTATCTGGAGCGATGCCCATGCCCAGGCCTTCGTGCCGGTGGTGCAGGCGATCAAGGCCGCCGGTGCCGTGCCAGGTATCCAGATTGCCCACGCCGGGCGCAAGGCCAGCGCCAACCGCCCGTGGGAAGGTGACGACCACATTGCCGCCGACGACGCCCGCGGTTGGCAAACCATCGCCCCGTCCGCCATCGCCTTCGGCGCGCACCTGCCGAAAGTGCCGCGCGCGATGACCCTGGACGATATCGCCCGGGTCAAGCAGGACTTCGTCGATGCCGCACGCCGTGCGCGGGACGCCGGCTTCGAGTGGATCGAACTGCACTTTGCCCATGGATACCTCGGCCAGAGCTTTTTCTCCGAACACTCCAACAAGCGTACCGATGCCTACGGTGGCAGCTTCGACAACCGCAGCCGCTTCCTGCTGGAAACCCTGGCAGCGGTGCGTGAGGTATGGCCAGAAAACCTGCCACTGACCGCGCGCTTCGGTGTGTTGGAATACGATGGCCGCGATGAGCAGACCCTGGAAGAGTCGATAGAGCTGGCGCGCCGCTTCAAGGCCGGTGGCCTCGACCTGCTCAGCGTGAGTGTTGGCTTCACCATCCCGGACACCAACATCCCGTGGGGCCCGGCGTTCATGGGGCCGATTGCCGAGCGTGTGCGGCGAGAGGCGAAGCTGCCGGTGACCTCGGCGTGGGGCTTTGGTACGCCGCAACTGGCGGAAGCGGCGCTGCAGGCTAACCAGCTGGACTTGGTGTCGGTAGGGCGGGCGCACCTGGCCGACCCGCACTGGGCTTACTTTGCAGCCAAGGAGCTGGGGGTGGAGAAAGCCTCCTGGACCTTGCCGGCGCCTTATGCGCATTGGCTTGAGCGGTATCGCTGA
- the mqo gene encoding malate dehydrogenase (quinone), protein MFKKAGKTLLGLAVAASFMQAHAAETKKVDVLLVGGGIMSSTLAVWLHELEPSWSMEMVERLDGVAEESSNGWNNAGTGHSALAELNYTPEDKDGNISIAKAIEINEAFQISRQFWSWQVRQGVLKNPHSFINTTPHMSFVWGDDNIKFLKKRYDALQASPLFRPMQYSEDHAQIAKWVPLMMEGRDPNQKLAVTWTPIGTDVNFGEITRQFVGHLKTQENFDLKLSSEVQDITRNKDGSWHVEYKNLKDGTESATDAKFLFIGAGGGALKLLQKSGIPEAKEYAGFPVGGSFLVTENPTVAMQHMAKAYGIASTGAPPMSVPHLDTRVLDGKRVILFGPFATFSTKFLKNGSYLDLLSSTTPHNVWPMTKVGIEQYPLVEYLAGQLMLSDDDRFEALRTYFPNAKKEDWKLWQAGQRVQIIKRDEEKGGVLKLGTEVVASQDRTIAGLLGASPGASTAAPIMLNVLETVFKEKVATPEWQAKIKQIVPSYGTKLNDSAAATQNEWNYTAEVLQLEKPPVIDASVGTTVAPTHPVESKPANDMAL, encoded by the coding sequence ATGTTCAAGAAAGCTGGCAAGACCTTGCTGGGTCTGGCTGTCGCTGCAAGCTTCATGCAAGCGCACGCCGCAGAAACCAAGAAAGTAGACGTGCTGCTGGTCGGCGGCGGCATCATGAGCTCCACCCTGGCCGTGTGGCTGCACGAGCTGGAGCCAAGCTGGTCGATGGAAATGGTCGAGCGCCTGGACGGCGTGGCCGAAGAAAGCTCCAACGGCTGGAACAACGCCGGTACCGGTCACTCCGCGCTGGCCGAGCTGAATTACACGCCGGAAGACAAAGACGGCAACATCAGCATCGCCAAGGCCATCGAAATCAACGAAGCCTTCCAGATTTCCCGCCAGTTCTGGTCGTGGCAAGTGCGCCAGGGCGTGCTGAAGAACCCGCATTCGTTCATCAACACCACCCCGCACATGAGCTTCGTATGGGGCGATGACAACATCAAGTTCCTGAAAAAGCGTTACGACGCGCTGCAAGCCAGCCCGCTGTTCCGCCCGATGCAGTATTCCGAGGACCACGCGCAGATCGCCAAGTGGGTCCCGCTGATGATGGAAGGCCGCGACCCGAACCAGAAGCTGGCCGTGACCTGGACGCCGATCGGCACCGACGTCAACTTTGGCGAAATCACCCGCCAGTTCGTCGGCCACCTGAAAACTCAGGAAAACTTCGACCTCAAGCTGTCCAGCGAAGTGCAGGACATCACCCGCAACAAGGACGGTTCCTGGCACGTCGAGTACAAGAACCTGAAGGACGGTACCGAATCGGCCACCGACGCCAAGTTCCTGTTCATCGGTGCTGGCGGCGGTGCGCTGAAGCTGCTGCAGAAGTCGGGTATTCCTGAAGCCAAGGAATACGCAGGCTTCCCGGTGGGCGGTTCGTTCCTGGTGACCGAGAACCCGACCGTGGCCATGCAGCACATGGCCAAAGCCTACGGCATCGCCTCGACCGGTGCGCCACCCATGTCGGTACCGCACCTGGACACCCGCGTGCTGGACGGCAAGCGCGTCATCCTGTTTGGCCCATTCGCCACCTTCTCGACCAAGTTCCTGAAGAACGGCTCATACCTGGACCTGCTGAGCAGCACTACCCCGCACAACGTGTGGCCGATGACCAAGGTTGGTATCGAGCAGTATCCGTTGGTCGAGTACCTCGCTGGCCAGCTGATGCTGTCTGACGACGACCGCTTCGAAGCCCTGCGTACCTACTTCCCGAACGCCAAGAAGGAAGACTGGAAACTGTGGCAGGCAGGCCAGCGTGTGCAGATCATCAAGCGTGACGAAGAGAAGGGCGGCGTGCTGAAGTTGGGTACCGAAGTGGTGGCTTCCCAGGACCGCACCATCGCCGGCCTGCTGGGTGCATCGCCAGGTGCGTCGACTGCTGCACCGATCATGCTGAACGTGCTGGAAACCGTGTTCAAGGAGAAGGTCGCTACCCCGGAGTGGCAGGCCAAGATCAAGCAAATCGTGCCAAGCTACGGCACCAAGCTGAACGACTCGGCGGCGGCCACCCAGAACGAGTGGAACTACACCGCTGAAGTGCTGCAACTGGAGAAACCACCGGTAATCGACGCCAGCGTCGGCACCACGGTTGCACCGACCCATCCGGTTGAAAGCAAGCCGGCGAACGACATGGCGCTGTAA
- a CDS encoding phage late control D family protein — MKPTYRIIADRKDITALINDRLLLLRISDKPAMESDEFELRIDDRDQVVALPARGGVVEVLLGYDGQPLKRMGAYTVDEVQLSGPPDELTIRGKASDMRGSGKTIRSGSWEGVPLAEIVTEIAKRNGWEVVCPVTTKVERIDQRNESDFNFVTRLARQYDSTAKVAQGKLLVMPRQGGKSTSGKSLQVITVNKTDVSRYQFRLSDRSTQKAVKTQHQDQKTGALKVVHLDNEESPDGLPPVHTDRHIYPNETAARQAAKARLAAFNRSTAGVRLEMAGRHDLFAECSVNAQGFKVGLDGEYLVESVEQVFTASGWTTTVECNGGKKGKAKASGKKKKDDKPLKVEQL, encoded by the coding sequence ATGAAACCAACGTATCGAATCATCGCGGACCGCAAGGACATTACCGCGCTGATCAATGACCGCCTTCTGCTGCTGCGGATCTCGGACAAGCCTGCCATGGAGTCGGACGAATTTGAGCTGCGCATTGACGACCGCGACCAGGTAGTGGCGCTGCCAGCGCGGGGAGGGGTGGTGGAGGTCCTGCTGGGTTACGATGGCCAGCCACTTAAACGCATGGGCGCCTACACCGTGGACGAGGTGCAGTTATCCGGTCCGCCTGATGAGCTGACCATTCGCGGCAAGGCCAGCGACATGCGCGGCAGCGGTAAGACCATCCGAAGCGGCAGTTGGGAGGGTGTGCCGCTGGCCGAGATCGTCACTGAAATTGCCAAGCGCAACGGCTGGGAGGTGGTTTGCCCGGTCACGACGAAGGTCGAGCGGATCGATCAGCGCAACGAGTCGGACTTCAACTTCGTCACGCGCCTGGCGCGGCAGTACGACAGCACGGCCAAGGTTGCCCAGGGCAAGCTGCTGGTGATGCCCCGGCAGGGTGGGAAGAGCACTTCGGGCAAGTCACTGCAGGTCATCACTGTCAACAAGACGGACGTGTCCCGCTATCAGTTCCGGCTGAGCGACCGCAGCACGCAGAAGGCAGTGAAAACGCAGCACCAGGATCAGAAGACCGGCGCTTTGAAGGTGGTCCATCTCGACAACGAAGAATCGCCAGACGGCCTGCCCCCAGTTCACACCGACCGCCATATCTACCCCAACGAGACTGCAGCCAGACAGGCCGCCAAGGCGCGGCTGGCTGCTTTTAACCGCAGCACCGCCGGCGTGCGCCTAGAGATGGCGGGCCGGCACGACCTGTTCGCCGAGTGCTCGGTGAATGCCCAGGGCTTCAAGGTCGGGCTCGATGGCGAGTACCTGGTGGAAAGCGTGGAGCAAGTGTTCACGGCCAGCGGCTGGACCACGACCGTGGAGTGCAACGGCGGCAAGAAGGGTAAGGCCAAGGCCTCTGGCAAGAAAAAGAAAGACGACAAGCCGCTTAAGGTTGAGCAGCTCTAA
- a CDS encoding metalloregulator ArsR/SmtB family transcription factor yields the protein MITPPDVFKSLSDETRVRATLLIASLGELCVCELMCALNDSQPKISRHLAQLRSNGMLLDRRQGQWVYYRLNPKLPAWVHEMLQVTLRANSQWLADNSLRLKNMDGRPVRDAACC from the coding sequence ATGATTACCCCGCCCGATGTGTTCAAGAGCCTATCCGACGAAACCCGAGTTCGCGCCACCCTGCTGATCGCCAGCCTTGGAGAACTCTGCGTCTGTGAACTGATGTGCGCTTTGAACGACAGCCAACCGAAGATCAGTCGCCACCTCGCGCAGCTGCGCAGCAATGGGATGCTGTTGGATCGCCGTCAGGGTCAATGGGTGTATTACCGCCTCAACCCCAAACTGCCCGCTTGGGTGCATGAAATGTTGCAGGTGACCCTGCGGGCAAACTCACAGTGGTTGGCAGACAATTCGCTTCGGCTGAAGAACATGGACGGCCGCCCCGTCCGTGACGCTGCCTGCTGCTGA
- a CDS encoding helix-turn-helix transcriptional regulator, whose amino-acid sequence MAINDSPAIMTAMRAYSHPNSEDLTLERLLYALSDPVRLGIVRHLAGVAEASCGELDGGRPKSSMSHHFRVLRDAGLVHTRNVGTTHMNSLRSEMLGERFPGLLDCILRQN is encoded by the coding sequence ATGGCAATTAATGATAGCCCCGCTATCATGACCGCCATGCGAGCCTATTCACATCCCAATTCTGAAGACCTGACCCTGGAACGCCTGCTCTACGCCCTGAGCGACCCGGTGCGCCTGGGTATCGTACGGCACCTGGCGGGCGTGGCCGAAGCCAGCTGCGGCGAGCTGGACGGCGGCCGGCCGAAGTCGAGCATGTCCCACCACTTTCGCGTGTTGCGTGACGCGGGGTTGGTGCATACCCGCAATGTCGGCACTACCCATATGAATTCGTTGCGCAGCGAGATGCTCGGTGAGCGGTTTCCTGGGTTGTTGGACTGCATTCTGCGGCAGAACTGA
- a CDS encoding DNA adenine methylase has translation MTSPIIPWMGGKRRLADRLIPLFPPHECYVEVFAGGAALFFMRPQPAPVEVLNDLNGDLVILYRVVQNHLEEFVRQFKWALSSRQIFEWQKMTRPETLTDIQRAARFFYLQQHAFGGKVTGQTFGTATTGPAINLLRIEENLSAAWQRLAGTYVEHLSWLDCAERYDRAHTFFYMDPPYWQTAGYGVDFPFQQYERMADFMRRCKGRVMVSINDHPDIRRAFDGFHFECLDIRYSNTNQRQGKADVTGELVIMNWEPESLGGLF, from the coding sequence ATGACCTCACCAATTATTCCCTGGATGGGTGGCAAACGCCGCCTGGCCGACCGCTTGATCCCTCTCTTTCCCCCTCATGAGTGCTATGTCGAAGTCTTCGCTGGCGGTGCCGCGTTGTTCTTCATGCGTCCCCAGCCCGCCCCGGTGGAGGTGCTGAACGATCTAAACGGTGACCTGGTCATCCTCTACCGCGTTGTCCAGAACCACCTTGAGGAGTTCGTGCGCCAGTTCAAATGGGCGCTGAGCTCCCGGCAGATTTTCGAGTGGCAGAAGATGACGCGCCCCGAGACACTCACAGACATCCAGCGCGCCGCCCGGTTCTTCTACCTGCAACAGCATGCCTTCGGAGGCAAGGTCACTGGGCAGACGTTCGGTACCGCGACCACCGGGCCGGCCATCAACCTGTTGCGCATCGAAGAGAATCTGTCCGCCGCGTGGCAGCGTCTCGCGGGTACCTACGTCGAGCACCTGTCATGGCTCGACTGTGCCGAGCGCTACGATCGGGCGCATACGTTCTTCTACATGGACCCGCCATACTGGCAGACTGCCGGTTATGGGGTGGATTTCCCGTTCCAGCAATACGAGCGCATGGCTGATTTCATGCGGCGCTGTAAGGGCAGGGTGATGGTCAGCATCAACGACCACCCAGACATTCGCCGAGCGTTCGATGGTTTCCACTTTGAGTGCCTGGATATCCGCTATAGCAACACGAACCAGCGCCAAGGTAAGGCGGATGTGACCGGCGAACTTGTGATAATGAATTGGGAACCAGAATCGCTGGGCGGCTTATTCTGA
- the arsH gene encoding arsenical resistance protein ArsH → MSEHLPNLDLALFDVPPPAARSSTHKPRILLLYGSNRERSFSRLLVEEGARLLEHFGAETRVFNPSGLPLPDDVPVEHPKVQELRDLVQWSEGQVWCSPERHGAMSAVFKAQIDWIPLALGAVRPTQGKTLAVMQVCGGSQSFNVVNQLRVLGRWMRMFTIPNQSSVPKAYLEFDDTGRMKLSPYYDRLVDVMEELVKFTVLLRDRQEFLVDRYSERKESAEQLTNRMNQRSI, encoded by the coding sequence ATGTCCGAACATCTGCCCAATCTCGACCTCGCGCTGTTCGATGTACCGCCACCGGCAGCCCGCTCCAGCACGCACAAACCGCGCATCCTGCTGCTGTATGGATCGAATCGCGAACGCTCATTCAGTCGCTTGCTGGTGGAAGAAGGCGCCCGCCTGCTGGAGCACTTTGGTGCCGAGACGCGGGTGTTCAATCCGTCAGGCCTGCCGCTGCCTGACGATGTACCTGTCGAGCACCCTAAGGTGCAGGAACTGCGTGATCTGGTGCAGTGGTCAGAAGGCCAGGTCTGGTGCTCGCCAGAGCGCCACGGTGCGATGTCTGCAGTTTTCAAGGCTCAGATCGACTGGATCCCCCTGGCACTGGGAGCGGTTCGCCCCACCCAAGGCAAGACCCTTGCGGTCATGCAGGTGTGCGGCGGTTCGCAGTCGTTCAACGTGGTCAACCAACTCCGCGTGCTCGGCCGCTGGATGCGGATGTTCACCATCCCGAATCAATCTTCGGTGCCCAAGGCCTACCTAGAGTTCGACGACACTGGCCGGATGAAACTCTCGCCGTACTACGATCGTTTGGTGGATGTAATGGAGGAACTGGTGAAGTTCACCGTCCTGCTGCGCGACCGTCAGGAATTTCTGGTAGACCGCTATTCGGAGCGCAAGGAAAGCGCTGAGCAGTTAACAAACCGTATGAACCAGCGCTCGATCTAA
- a CDS encoding metalloregulator ArsR/SmtB family transcription factor: MLEGLGRTQQDLLHALLHQPAGMSIDDLAQALAITRTAVRQHLAALERDGLVKRGATRPTGRRPEQLHELTDQAREQFPRQYPLLANLLIGEVAGLLGQQALLALMRQLGRKLAADLEHERVDAARIVEHMNNAGYEAQVFFRSGGEPQIVAHNCVFHHLAKAHPVVCELDLALIGALGGAEVSHEECMLRGGQVCRFALSKKED; this comes from the coding sequence ATGCTCGAAGGCCTCGGTCGTACCCAACAGGACCTACTCCATGCGTTGTTGCACCAGCCCGCAGGCATGAGCATCGACGACCTGGCGCAGGCCCTGGCCATTACCCGCACGGCGGTGCGTCAGCACTTGGCGGCGCTGGAGCGCGATGGCCTGGTCAAGCGTGGCGCTACGCGGCCCACCGGGCGGCGCCCGGAGCAGCTGCACGAGCTGACGGACCAGGCCCGCGAACAGTTCCCGCGCCAATACCCGCTGCTGGCCAACCTGCTGATTGGTGAAGTGGCCGGCTTGCTAGGGCAGCAGGCATTGCTGGCGCTGATGCGCCAGTTGGGGCGCAAGCTGGCGGCGGACCTGGAGCATGAGCGGGTGGATGCGGCGCGCATCGTCGAGCACATGAACAATGCCGGGTACGAGGCGCAGGTGTTCTTTCGCTCGGGGGGCGAGCCGCAGATCGTCGCGCACAATTGCGTGTTCCATCACCTGGCCAAGGCGCACCCGGTGGTGTGCGAGCTGGACTTGGCGCTGATCGGGGCTTTGGGGGGCGCCGAGGTCAGCCATGAGGAGTGCATGCTCAGGGGCGGGCAGGTGTGCCGGTTTGCCCTGAGCAAAAAGGAAGATTGA
- a CDS encoding lysis system i-spanin subunit Rz: MPMNWRIALLAVAVGLYAGGRGAWVWQASEYGKQLAEQATGYVQQLADKDRIYGREREEAAAAALKQLAEQKSQRQALEDRLEEQGKTHWKEMNDAQQTQDRLRDRLATADLRLSVLVDAGTFAAPGCAGGVREAAGTGGVVHGAVRARLDPAHAQRIIGITDTGDRGMIALQACQAYVREVTK, from the coding sequence ATGCCGATGAATTGGCGTATCGCACTTCTGGCCGTGGCGGTCGGGCTCTATGCCGGCGGGCGTGGAGCCTGGGTGTGGCAGGCCAGCGAGTACGGAAAGCAGCTGGCTGAGCAGGCTACAGGTTATGTCCAGCAGCTTGCAGACAAGGACCGGATCTATGGTCGCGAACGCGAGGAGGCTGCAGCTGCGGCCCTGAAGCAGTTGGCAGAGCAGAAAAGTCAGCGACAAGCCCTGGAAGATCGCCTGGAGGAGCAGGGCAAAACACATTGGAAGGAAATGAACGATGCACAACAGACTCAAGATCGCCTGCGTGACAGGCTGGCTACTGCTGACTTGCGGCTGTCAGTCCTTGTCGACGCCGGAACCTTTGCCGCCCCGGGTTGTGCCGGTGGGGTGCGAGAAGCCGCCGGCACCGGAGGCGTGGTTCATGGAGCCGTTCGCGCCCGACTTGACCCAGCGCATGCTCAAAGAATTATCGGCATCACCGACACCGGTGATCGAGGGATGATCGCACTGCAGGCCTGCCAGGCCTACGTCCGCGAAGTCACCAAATGA
- a CDS encoding tail protein X: MATTCRTSDGDLLDVICQHHYGNLNGTVEAVLDANPDLAREAQPYRAGLLILLPDLSAPAVELLQLFD, from the coding sequence ATGGCAACGACCTGCAGAACGTCTGACGGGGATCTGCTCGATGTGATCTGTCAGCACCATTACGGAAATCTCAATGGCACGGTCGAGGCAGTACTCGATGCCAACCCGGATCTAGCCAGGGAGGCACAGCCGTACCGCGCCGGCCTGCTGATATTGCTGCCCGACCTGTCGGCGCCGGCGGTCGAGCTGCTGCAGCTGTTCGACTGA